The Sulfurovum sp. TSL1 genomic sequence CTTTGGGAAGTACGAAGCTGACCAGTGCTTCAGTGATGCTGAACCTATTGGGGGAACCGGGGTATGAAGGGCCGGTCTATTATGAGGGGTTTAGTGAGTCTCTTGCCATAGAGGGGGTCAAGGTCCATCTTTATGGTAAAAAAAGCACAAGACCTTCAAGAAAGATGGGACATGTCACAGTCTTGGCAGATACGGTTGAAAATGCATTCAAAAAAGCAGACAAAGTGAAAAATATACTAAAGGTGAAATCATGGAAAATGTAGTGGTGAGTATTGTGATGGGATCAGATTCTGATCTTCCTGTAATGCAGGAGGCTGCCAAGATGTTGGAGCAGTTCAATGTCGGATATGAGCTGGATATCGTCTCGGCACATAGAACACCGGAAAAACTTTTTGAGTTTTCCGCCAATGCGCATAAGCGCGGCATTCAAGTCATCATCGCAGGAGCAGGGGGTGCTGCGCATCTTCCGGGCATGATCGCTTCCCTGTCCCCGTTGCCGGTCATAGGTGTGCCAGTGAAATCAAGCAACTCTATTGACGGGTGGGATTCGGTGCTCTCCATACTGCAGATGCCTGGAGGTGTACCGGTGGCTACAGTGGCGCTCAACGGTGCCAAGAATGCCGGTATACTTGCAGCGCAGATCGTCTCCACTGCCTGTGAAGAGACCAGAGATGAGATCATCGCCTATAAACAGGGTCTTGCGGACCAAGTGATGGAGAAGTCAAAAAGAGTGAGATCTCAGAGAGTTTAGTATGAAGCTGCAAGAGATATATGATCATTTAGATCAAATAAGCCCCTTTGAACTTCAGGAAAAGTGGGACAACTCCGGACTGATCGTAGGTGAGTTGTCCAGAGAAGTATCACAGGTCGTAGTGGCACTGGACATTGATGAAGAGATGATAGAGGCTGCAGAGATAGATACACTGTTTGTTGTACACCATCCCCTTATCTTTGGAAACATGACGCAACTCGATTTTGCCAAGTACCCTGCGAACCTTATCGAAAAGATGATATTGAAAAAGCACTCTCTTATCGCTTTGCATACCAATTTTGACCAGACACATTTGAACAGGTATGTGTTTGAAAAGATCTTAGGGTTCCAAACTGTGTCACAAGATCCTTTTATATGTACGGCCAAAGGAGAGTGGCACTATAAAGAGCTTTTGACCCTTTTAAAAGAGAGGCTGAACTTGCCGACACTCAAGGTCATAGGCAAAAAAGAGAAGATCAGATCTATCGCTTTAACCACAGGTGCAGGGGCATCACTGATGGATGAAGTTGAGGCTGACTGTTTTCTGACCGGAGATATAAAATATCATGATGCGATGAAAGCAATGAGCGAAGATTTGATGATGGTAGACATCGGACACTATGAGAGTGAAAAGTTTTTTGCAGAGATCATTTTGGATGAGTTGAAAGTTTTACCTCTTTTAGCTATAATTTCAAATTCAAAAAACCCATTTCATATTGAAACAATATAAAGTATGGGACAAACCTCTCAAAATAACCATTGAGAACCCTTAAACGCCAAAAGGACAGAGATTGAACAAACATCTAAAAGAGCTCATCGAGCTTTCAAAAATTGACAAGGCTATAGACAGTTATACTCCGCAGCTTGAAGCAGCAAATAAAAAAGTTGCAAAAGTAGAAAAGAAGATCAATGCTGCACAGGAAGAACTTGATACATTAAATGCAAGTATCGTTGAAAATGATGCAAAAGTAAAGACATTTGAAGAGCAGCTTACAATGCTGAATGAGCAATTGGCTTCAAATGCTAAAAAGTCTAAAGATATCACTACTGAAAAAGAGATGAAAGCACTCTCTTTGGAAGAAGATATCGCTAAAGAAAAGATGACATTTGCCAATGAAGAGATCGAAAGACTTCAGAAGATCAATGAAACGACTACATTGCTTGTAGAAGAAGCGAAGGCAAAAGTAGAAGCATTGGCTGCAGAAGCAGAATCGGTCAATGAAGTGGTATCTGCAGAAAAAGCAGAGATCGAAAAAAACAAGGGTGAACTTTTTGTTGAAAGAGAAAAACTCAGTAGAGATCTTGAACAAAAAGTACTTGCATTTTATGAGAAGATCCGTATTTGGGCAGGCAATACAGCAGTGGTCCCCGTGAAGAAACAAGCATGTTACGGATGTTATATGAAGCTCAATGACAAAACGTATTCTGAAGTGATCAAAGCAGATGAGATCTGTAATTGTCCACACTGTGGTAGAATTCTCTATATTGAGAGTGTTACGGAAGAAGCATAAGTGATGTACTATGGAGAAACTTTTCTTTTTTCTCTATAGTGTTCTCTCTTTTTTCCTTTATCTACTGGCCCTTCCTCTTTTAGCATTATTCTCTTTTAAAACCAAGTATAAAGATTCGCTGCCCGCAAGATTTTTCTTATGGAACAACAAGCCTTTAAAACCTGATGGTATCTGGTTTCACTCTTGCAGTTTCGGAGAAGCAAAAGCCATCAGATCTTTAGTGGATAGACTGCCGCAAGGGAGTCTGCGTATGAGTACCACCACGCACACAGGTTTTAAAGTGATAGAAGAGTACACGCAAGAGAGCAGATATCTGCCTTTTGAACCTTTGCTGTTCGGCTGGCTGAAACCGCAAAAGGCACTGGTGGTGATGGAAGCTGAGTTTTGGTATCTTCTTTTTACATTGGCACAGAGCAGAGGGGCTAAAACCCTACTGATCAATGCACGTATGAGCGACAGATCTTTCCCCAGGTACAAAAAGATAGGATGGCTCTACAGAGAGATCTTTAAGCACATCGATGAAGTGTACGCACAAACAGCCAAAGACAAAGAGCGTTTGGAGTCTCTGGGTGCTAAAAATGTTGTGGTTACGGGTAATATCAAGCTGGCACATTTGCCTGCTGTCACCAAAGAGATCCAAAAACCTTCCCGTCTGGTTGTCTGTGGAGCGAGTACACATGAGGGGGAAGAGGCACTGATCCTGGATGCCTTTGTCGCATTGAAAAAGGAACATCCCGAAGCCGTTCTGCTTTTGGTACCGCGTCATCCTGAACGTTTTGAAAAAGTGGCAAAAATGATGGAGGCGTATGCTGACAGATATCAGTTCACGGCACAGCGTTATTCCCAAAATGAAGTGCTGGGCTCTGATATGATCTTAGTCGATGTCCTGGGTGAACTGGTCAATCTATATGCCGTCAGTGACATTGTGATACTTGGCGGGGCATTTGAACCTATAGGCGGGCATAACGCGGCAGAGGCAGCACAGTTCGGATGCAAGATCATCTCAGGAGAACACTACTTCAACCAAAAAGATATTTTTGATGCCATTGAGGGTATCGCAGTCGTAGAGGCATCCAATCTTACAAGAAGATTGCTGCAGCATGGATTGCTTAAACCCACCAGGATAAAAAACAAGAGTGACATCACACGTATCACTGAGAGCTTAGAGCGTGTTTTATAACATAGAAGATGACACTGTCAGTTTACGGATCAAGGCACAACCCAATGCCAGTAAAAACGAATTTTGTGAAGTATATGATAATGATGCCATCAAGATACGTATCAAAGCACCGGCAGTCGAAGGTGCGGCAAACAAAGAGTTGGTAAAGTTTCTTGCAAAAAGTTTTAAAGTTTCAAAAAGTGATATACTGTTTAAAACAGGGCAACATAGCAAGATCAAAATAGTGGTGTTCCCACTGAATGATAAATTTAAAGATTGGATAGAAGAAAATGGCTACAGATAAAGCATATAAAGTCCTTGCAATGGCAAAGGGCATTTCAAACAACAAAGCAAAAGAACTGATAGACAGAGGACTGGTCTATGTGGAAGATAAAAAAGTAAAGATCGCCAGAGCGGAGATACGCACAGATACGGTCTTCCGTATAGAGTATCCTGAAGATATAGAGATACTCTATGAAGATGAAGATATCATTGCCGTGAACAAACCTGCCCAGGTGGACAGCTATGAGATCCAGGATTCCATAGCAGGTGCGGAACTTCTTCACAGACTTGACAGAGATACCTCCGGTGTACTGTTGTTAGGAAAGAACAGGGAATTTATAGAGCGTGCCATCAAAGAGTTCAAGAACCGTAAAGTAGAAAAACATTATGTGGCATGGATAGAGGGTGTTTTATATGAAAAAGTGGAGATAGACGAACCGATCTTTACAGTGAAAAAAGGTAAAGCCTTCTCTATGATAGACCCGGTACGCGGTAAAAAAGCACATACCGTGGTCAAACCCGAAGAGATACAGGGTAAAAAATCCAAAGTCCATATAGAGATCACGACGGGAAGAACGCACCAGATCCGTGTACATCTTGCACATATAGGGCATCCTATCGTAGGGGATGAACAGTATGGAAGCCGTACGCAGTCAAAACGTATCCTTTTGCACTCTGCCAAAATGAAATTACTGGACTACGAGTTCAATGCGGCAGAGCCCAAAGACATCGCGAGATATAAGTAAATCTTCGATAAAATCGCAACATTATATAGAGAAAAAAGAGAAGAAATAAGGTAAGAAATGTTTGATACTTTAACCGACAGTTTTAAAAATGCCATAGGCAAAATCCGCTTTCATGATGATGAAAAGGCACTCAAAAAAGCAACTGCTGAACTGAAAAAATCACTGTTAAAAGCAGATGTACACCACAAAGTAGTGAAAGAGCTCATTTCGAGCGTAGAGATCGAGACCAAGCAAAACGGTGTAGGTAAAGAGAACTTCCTCAAAGCACTGCAAACGAAACTTACGGATATTTTAACGATAGAAGGTGCGCCTAAAGGTTTCACTTTCGCATCCAAACCACCAACGGTTGTTCTGATGATAGGACTACAGGGGTCGGGTAAAACGACCACCACGGGTAAATTGGCCTATTTCCTCAAAGAACAAAAAAAGAAAAAGGTCATGGTGATCGCAGCCGACCTTCAGAGACTCGCAGCGGTAGAACAGCTCAGACAGATCACTTCACAGATTGAAGTGGAGCTTGTCGCTGACGAGAATGCCACACCTGTAGAGATCGTCAAGCAGGGGCTTGCAAGGGCAGAGAAAGAGCTTTATGATGTCGTACTTATAGATACCGCGGGACGTTTGGCCATAGATGAAGAGCTGATGAATGAGCTTGCAGAGGTGAAGAAGGTAGCAGAACCTGATGAACTTTTCTATGTGGCAGATGCCATGACAGGTCAGGATGCCGTCAGAACAGCACAAACCTTTAAAGAGAAGATAGGTATCACCGGTGTGGTACTTTCCAAATTTGATGGTGACTCCAAAGGCGGTGTGGCACTTGGGCTTACAGAGCAGGTAGGGGTACCGCTTCGTTTCATCGGTGCAGGTGAAAAGATGCCGGATCTTGAGCAGTTCATTTCAGACAGGATCGTAAGCCGTTTGATGGGTGCAGGGGATGTTGAGTCATTGGCAGAAAAAGCTGCAGCGGCGATAGACCCTAAAGAAGCAAAAAAAATGACACAGAAGATCAAAAAAGGTCAGTTCAATTTCAATGATTTCCTGGCACAGATGGAACAGATGAAGAAACTCGGAAGCATGAAGTCCATCATGGGTATGATACCTGGTATGGGGAACATGGCAAAACAGCTAGGTGATCTGGACCTGGAGAATTCCGATGAGATCAAAATGATCAAGGCGATGGTCTCTTCCATGACACCCAAAGAGAGAGAAGACCCGGATCTTCTTAGCAACACGCGTAAGAGACGTTTGGCAGCAGGCGCCGGACTGGATCAGGTACAGGTGAACCGTGTACTTAAGCAGTTCAAGAACGCTGCCAAGATGGCGAAAAAGCTATCAGGGAAAGGCGGTATGAAACAGATGCAGGATATGATGGCAAAAATGCAGGGCGGCGGTTTCCCGGGCGGACCTCGCTAAGAACTGACGGCTTCCGTATGAAGCAACTACAGCTCCTACCCTTGCACGCGAAAAGACCATGGCATTTAATAAAATCTTTATAATTTTTATGGTAGAATCGCGTTCCAAAAAGAATTTACGAAGTGTTGATGAGTGTTTTAGTCATTAAAAAACAGTTGTCAGTACTTGTTACGAGAATACATAACTTTTCCTCGAGATAGGCATTAAAAAAAATGAAAAGAACAAAGGACACAATATGACAATGATCAGAATGACAAGAATGGGTAGAAAGAAAAAACCATTTTACAGAATCGTAGTAACAGACAGCAGAAAAAGAAGAGACGGTGGTTGGATCGAAGCAATCGGTCACTATAACCCGGTAAGTGTAAACAAAGATCTTACGCTTGATGAAGAGAGATTGAACTACTGGTTAAGTGTTGGTGCACAAATGAGCCCGACAGTAAAAAGACTAGCAGGTAAAAAATAGTCTGAATGGTTAAAGATTTCCTGCTCTCCTATACCAAACTTTTGGTACACAACCCTGAAGATATCTCTATAGAGATCACAGAGGTTGATGAGAGTTTCGATGAGATCACCATCTTCGCAAACAGTGAAGACATAGGTAAACTTATCGGTAAAGAAGGAAAAATGATCAATTCTATCAAAACAGTCATCTCCGGCTGTAAAGCAAAAGGCGGTAAAAACTACCGCGTTAATGTAAAAGCTTCAAAGTAACACTCTTATGTCAAAAGACAACTTTTTTATCGCTCAAATAGGGCGGACCATTGGACTTTGGGGTGACCTCAAATTTCATCTCCATACAGATTTCCCAGAACAGTTTAAAGTAGGCCAGACCTATAAAAGCAACCGTGGTGACCTGACTATATCAGATATCAATTTTACACGCGGAATCATTCGTTTCAGAGGGTATGAAAGTATTGATGCTGCAAAAAAACTGACCAATGCAAAACTTTATGCCAATGAAGCACAAACAAAAGAGAATTGCGAACTGGGCGAAGGGCAACATTTTTGGTTTGATGTGATCGGTTGTGTAGTCAAACAGGATGATGAAGTTTTAGGTGTGGTAGAGGATATACAACGTATGGCAGATACAGACTACCTTGCCGTGAAAACAGATGCCAGTTTAGTTGCAGCAGGTTTGTCTAAACAATTCCTACTCCCTTACATAGAACGTTACATCATCAAAATCGATACAGATGAAAAAATAGTCCATACGAAAGATGCTAAAGACATTTTAGAGGCTAGCTAAAGCTATGTATTTCTCTTTTGTTACACTGTTTCCGGAGCTTATCAAAGGGTATTTTTCCGAGAGTATCTTGAAACGTGCGATTGAAGATGAAAAAATCTCTATCGATTTTTACAATCCACGTGATTTTACCACAGATAAACACAACCGCGTGGATGCACCGATGATAGGCGGAGGGGCAGGTATGCTCATGACACCGCAGCCTTTGATGGATACGCTTCGTAAAGTAAGAGAGACTTCTCCAAAGGCTCATGTGGTGTTTGTTTCCCCTGTGGCAAAACCATTCACGCAAAACGATGCAAGGCGTTTAGCGAAAAAAGAGCATGTGGTGCTTGTGAGCGGACGTTATGAAGGCATAGATGAAAGGGTCATCGAAGCGCAGGCAGATGAACTTTTTTCCATAGGAGATTTTATCTTGACCGGCGGAGAGTTGGCAAGTATGGTGGTTTGTGATGCGATCAGTCGTAATGTCGAAGGGGTATTAGGCAACAGTGACTCTTTAAGTATAGAGAGCTTTGAAGCATCACTTTTGGAAGCGCCTTCTTTTACGAAACCCAAGAATTATGAAAACAATGAAGTAGTTTCAGAATTCCTAAAGGGTAATCATAGTAAAATCACGGACTTAAAAAGAGGGCTTGCTTTGTGTAAAACAAAGTATTTTAGGCCAGACTTATACAAAAAAGGTATAACACATGAGAAATAAATACATTGAAAGCTTCGAGCAAGCACAAGTAGAAAACAGAAATATTCCAGAGTTCAGAGCAGGTGATACAGTAAGAGTAGCTGTTAGAATTAAGGAAGGTGAAAAGACAAGAGTTCAGAACTATGAAGGTCTTTGTATCGCGATCAGAGGTCAGGGAACTGGTAGAACATTCAACGTAAGAAAAATGGGTGCCAACTCTGTGGGTGTTGAGAGAATCTTCCCAATTTACTCAGACTCTATCGAGAGTATCGAAGTACTTAGAAGAGGTAGAGTAAGAAGAGCTAAATTGTTCTATCTTAGAGAGCTTAAAGGTAAAGCAGCAAGAATCAAAGAACTCAGAAGAAAGTAATCTTTCTTTCTGCTTCATCGCATCTTTACAGGAGCTGGTTCAGTCACTTACTGACGTAAGCTCCCTCACCACAACCTACAAATCTACAATTAATCAAAAAGAAATCTCAACTTTCTTATATAAATACAAAAATTATTTTTAATCGCTATAATAGTTCAAAATCTATTGAGGGATCTCCCATTATGTTATCAGCCATAAAACATAAACTTATCACACTTGTACAACTCCTACTTGTTATGACCTATATCCTCTTTGAAGAGTTGATCTGGGAAGGAATTGCAAAACCTATCTATGAAGCGATCCATGCACTTAAAATACTTCAGCGTTTAGAAGCAAAGTTGGAGAACTTGAATCCCTCTATGATTCTTGTTATTTTTATACTCTTATTTGTCATAGTGGAAGCATTCGGTCTTTATGCGGGAATGTTGTTTGTCAGCGGACAGATGATCTTGGGGCTGGTGCTCTATATCGCCAAGATCCCAATCGCGGCATTTACTTTTTGGCTTTTTAGAGTGACAGAAGAGAAGTTGATGCAGTTTGGATGGTTTAAATGGTTGTATGAGTGGATCATGCGAGCGATCGCCTGGATCAAGGCTACTGAGATACATCGCAAAACGATGGAACGTTTGGTAGAGATGAAGAGAGACATCAAAGCATGGAAAGAAAAATACTTTGCAGGGGAAAGTCCATTTATTGGGAGAATGAAACAGCTTTACAAGAGAGTGAAAGTATCATTGAGAAAATAATCTATGATAGATTGATTGAGGGAAAACGATTTATTTGTGGCCACTCTCTCCGGTTCTTGCGACAAGTGCATTCATTTTTTCTCCACCGATGTGATAGGCTTTCCCAAAGCCAAATGTTGCTTCACCGTAAATAGGCTTGAGTGCATACAGGTTAAAGTCCTTCATGCCCATGAGCATCGTGACCATAGTGGCATCAAACTTATACTGAAAATGTTTCATCACCGTGTCAAATCTCTCACTCTCCCTGGAGAGTGATGTGACATCGCACTGTAGTGAGATACGTTTTCTTGCAAAGATATTTTCACTCCTGCTCTCATCTTCAATAAAAAATGCGGAAGCCCGGGGTGTGGTTTGTATATTCTGTGCATGTGTAGCCATGTCTGATATAAAGATATAGACCTGTTCCCCATCATAGTAAAAAGGTGCATAAGAGGAGAAAGGATAGCCATTACTGCCCTGTGTCCCCAGAACAACACTCTGATATTCGGCCAATAGTTCTGTCAGTGTAGGCATGCGATGTTAGACACTCTTGTTCTTCATCGCCTGCTGGGCTTCACGTTTGAGTGTTTTTTCTTTCATGTCGGCACGTTTGTCATGCAGTTTTTTACCTTTGGCCAGTGCAATGCTCACTTTGGCAATGTTACGTTCATTAAAATAGATCATAAGAGGCACGATAGTCAGCCCCTCTTTGTGTACTTTCACATAGAGTTTTGCCAACTCTTTTTTATGTAAGAGCAGTTTTCTAGGTGCTCTTGTATCGGGGACAAAGTATTTATTTGTTGTCTCTAGATGAGAGATATGTGCATTCATAATATGTAGCTCACCCTTGATAAAACGGCAAAAAGCATCAGCGAGGTTGGCACGTTTGGCACGAAGTGCTTTAACTTCTGCACCCGTCAATACAATCCCCGCTTCAAATTTTTCAATGATCTCATAATCATGTCTGGCTTTTTTATTCTGCGCTACGATATTGATCGCCAAATTGGTCCTTTATGTAGAGTCTTCTGTCTATATTTTGTAGAATTATATCATATAATTCACCATGGATAAAACGGAAACAAACCCCTTGGAAATTCTTTATCAGGATGCATACCTTGTGGCGATCAATAAACCATCAGGTCTGCTTGTACATAAGTCTCCTATCGATAAACATGAAACAGAGTTCGCACTGCAAATGGTACGTGATCAGATAGGACAGTATGTCTATCCCATCCATCGTTTAGATAAACCGACCTCAGGGGTATTGCTTTTTGCATTGGATGCCCAAACGGCCCAGAGGATGTCCCTTATGTTTCGTGGATCACAGGTCCATAAAGAGTACATGGCTGTCGTACGCGGGTTTACTGAAGATGCGTCACTGATAGACTATCCGCTTAAGCAGATGTTAGATACCAAAGAGCAGAAGCAAAAGGGAATCACTAAAGAGACCCAAGAGGCACAAACACAGTATCAGCGTTTGGCTACTGTAGAACTACCTTACCCTGTAAGCCGTTACCCTGTCGCGCGTTACTCTTTGGTAAAACTTTTTCCAAGAACGGGAAGAAAACATCAGCTTAGACGTCATATGAAGCATATCTTTCATCCCATCATAGGAGATACAAAACACGGAAGAGGTGAGCATAATACACTGTTCCGTGAAAAATATGCATGCCATAGGCTTCTGTTACATTCAAACAGGATCTCTTTTATGCATCCCATCCGTCGAGAAACATTAGTGATAGATGCCGCACTGGATGATACATGGCAGAGAATCTTCAAAGAATTTGGATGGGAACAGTTTATTTACTAGGTTCAGCTATACCTACAATTAAGAAGATAATTATACGCACGTTCACATATAGTAAAATATCTCTATTGTATCCTCTTCTATGGTATAATTATAGGAATATTAATTATGTGGAGCTATAGAATGACTTTATCAAGAGGGTGGTATTACCCCTTAATATTTTTGTTTTTGTTCAGTGCATCTTTTGTTGAAGCACAAGAAGATACAGCACTCGCAACGGAACAAAAAAATACTTATGTGAATCTAAATACAGAAAAACCAGACTCTAAGATCATTATCGGAGCGCTGGAGTATGTTCGACTTGTACCTCCTAATGTGGTACTCAAAGCGCGTATTGACACAGGTGCAAAAACGACATCCATCGATGCACGTGATATCACTCCTTTTGAACGTGACGGTAAACAGTGGGTGCGGTTTGTCTGTGTGTCCGGAGAAAAAGAGTATACGATCGAGCGAAAAGTGGTCAGAACAGTACAGATCAAGCGTCATGGAACAGAGTCACAGGACCGTTATGTGGTAGAGATGCGTATCATTCTCGGTAATGTATCCCAGCTTATCTCTGTGAACCTGAATGATAGGGATGAATACAAATACCCTGTCCTTATAGGACGTAATTTCTTACGCGATTTTTTTATGGTTGATGTGGCAAAAAAATATCAATTCAAACCTATGTCTTTACCTAAATAAGAAGGGAAAAATGCATGTCTAGAAGATTTCAAGTACGATTGATCACGTTCGCTTTGGCATTTACAGGATTTTTTATCGTCTGGTATAAGGTCGGTGTACTTGGCATACCTTTTTTACCCCATGAAAAGCGTTCTGTCTATACGGTTGGAGCGGAGATCTCATTTGTAGGGCAGAAGAAATCGGTATTGGTCTCTATGGCACTGCCAGAACC encodes the following:
- the purE gene encoding 5-(carboxyamino)imidazole ribonucleotide mutase; the encoded protein is MENVVVSIVMGSDSDLPVMQEAAKMLEQFNVGYELDIVSAHRTPEKLFEFSANAHKRGIQVIIAGAGGAAHLPGMIASLSPLPVIGVPVKSSNSIDGWDSVLSILQMPGGVPVATVALNGAKNAGILAAQIVSTACEETRDEIIAYKQGLADQVMEKSKRVRSQRV
- a CDS encoding Nif3-like dinuclear metal center hexameric protein, with amino-acid sequence MKLQEIYDHLDQISPFELQEKWDNSGLIVGELSREVSQVVVALDIDEEMIEAAEIDTLFVVHHPLIFGNMTQLDFAKYPANLIEKMILKKHSLIALHTNFDQTHLNRYVFEKILGFQTVSQDPFICTAKGEWHYKELLTLLKERLNLPTLKVIGKKEKIRSIALTTGAGASLMDEVEADCFLTGDIKYHDAMKAMSEDLMMVDIGHYESEKFFAEIILDELKVLPLLAIISNSKNPFHIETI
- a CDS encoding zinc ribbon domain-containing protein yields the protein MNKHLKELIELSKIDKAIDSYTPQLEAANKKVAKVEKKINAAQEELDTLNASIVENDAKVKTFEEQLTMLNEQLASNAKKSKDITTEKEMKALSLEEDIAKEKMTFANEEIERLQKINETTTLLVEEAKAKVEALAAEAESVNEVVSAEKAEIEKNKGELFVEREKLSRDLEQKVLAFYEKIRIWAGNTAVVPVKKQACYGCYMKLNDKTYSEVIKADEICNCPHCGRILYIESVTEEA
- the waaA gene encoding lipid IV(A) 3-deoxy-D-manno-octulosonic acid transferase, whose amino-acid sequence is MEKLFFFLYSVLSFFLYLLALPLLALFSFKTKYKDSLPARFFLWNNKPLKPDGIWFHSCSFGEAKAIRSLVDRLPQGSLRMSTTTHTGFKVIEEYTQESRYLPFEPLLFGWLKPQKALVVMEAEFWYLLFTLAQSRGAKTLLINARMSDRSFPRYKKIGWLYREIFKHIDEVYAQTAKDKERLESLGAKNVVVTGNIKLAHLPAVTKEIQKPSRLVVCGASTHEGEEALILDAFVALKKEHPEAVLLLVPRHPERFEKVAKMMEAYADRYQFTAQRYSQNEVLGSDMILVDVLGELVNLYAVSDIVILGGAFEPIGGHNAAEAAQFGCKIISGEHYFNQKDIFDAIEGIAVVEASNLTRRLLQHGLLKPTRIKNKSDITRITESLERVL
- a CDS encoding DUF167 domain-containing protein; protein product: MFYNIEDDTVSLRIKAQPNASKNEFCEVYDNDAIKIRIKAPAVEGAANKELVKFLAKSFKVSKSDILFKTGQHSKIKIVVFPLNDKFKDWIEENGYR
- a CDS encoding RluA family pseudouridine synthase: MATDKAYKVLAMAKGISNNKAKELIDRGLVYVEDKKVKIARAEIRTDTVFRIEYPEDIEILYEDEDIIAVNKPAQVDSYEIQDSIAGAELLHRLDRDTSGVLLLGKNREFIERAIKEFKNRKVEKHYVAWIEGVLYEKVEIDEPIFTVKKGKAFSMIDPVRGKKAHTVVKPEEIQGKKSKVHIEITTGRTHQIRVHLAHIGHPIVGDEQYGSRTQSKRILLHSAKMKLLDYEFNAAEPKDIARYK
- the ffh gene encoding signal recognition particle protein → MFDTLTDSFKNAIGKIRFHDDEKALKKATAELKKSLLKADVHHKVVKELISSVEIETKQNGVGKENFLKALQTKLTDILTIEGAPKGFTFASKPPTVVLMIGLQGSGKTTTTGKLAYFLKEQKKKKVMVIAADLQRLAAVEQLRQITSQIEVELVADENATPVEIVKQGLARAEKELYDVVLIDTAGRLAIDEELMNELAEVKKVAEPDELFYVADAMTGQDAVRTAQTFKEKIGITGVVLSKFDGDSKGGVALGLTEQVGVPLRFIGAGEKMPDLEQFISDRIVSRLMGAGDVESLAEKAAAAIDPKEAKKMTQKIKKGQFNFNDFLAQMEQMKKLGSMKSIMGMIPGMGNMAKQLGDLDLENSDEIKMIKAMVSSMTPKEREDPDLLSNTRKRRLAAGAGLDQVQVNRVLKQFKNAAKMAKKLSGKGGMKQMQDMMAKMQGGGFPGGPR
- the rpsP gene encoding 30S ribosomal protein S16, with amino-acid sequence MTMIRMTRMGRKKKPFYRIVVTDSRKRRDGGWIEAIGHYNPVSVNKDLTLDEERLNYWLSVGAQMSPTVKRLAGKK
- a CDS encoding KH domain-containing protein — translated: MVKDFLLSYTKLLVHNPEDISIEITEVDESFDEITIFANSEDIGKLIGKEGKMINSIKTVISGCKAKGGKNYRVNVKASK
- the rimM gene encoding ribosome maturation factor RimM (Essential for efficient processing of 16S rRNA), encoding MSKDNFFIAQIGRTIGLWGDLKFHLHTDFPEQFKVGQTYKSNRGDLTISDINFTRGIIRFRGYESIDAAKKLTNAKLYANEAQTKENCELGEGQHFWFDVIGCVVKQDDEVLGVVEDIQRMADTDYLAVKTDASLVAAGLSKQFLLPYIERYIIKIDTDEKIVHTKDAKDILEAS
- the trmD gene encoding tRNA (guanosine(37)-N1)-methyltransferase TrmD, encoding MYFSFVTLFPELIKGYFSESILKRAIEDEKISIDFYNPRDFTTDKHNRVDAPMIGGGAGMLMTPQPLMDTLRKVRETSPKAHVVFVSPVAKPFTQNDARRLAKKEHVVLVSGRYEGIDERVIEAQADELFSIGDFILTGGELASMVVCDAISRNVEGVLGNSDSLSIESFEASLLEAPSFTKPKNYENNEVVSEFLKGNHSKITDLKRGLALCKTKYFRPDLYKKGITHEK
- the rplS gene encoding 50S ribosomal protein L19, whose translation is MRNKYIESFEQAQVENRNIPEFRAGDTVRVAVRIKEGEKTRVQNYEGLCIAIRGQGTGRTFNVRKMGANSVGVERIFPIYSDSIESIEVLRRGRVRRAKLFYLRELKGKAARIKELRRK
- a CDS encoding HugZ family protein, producing the protein MPTLTELLAEYQSVVLGTQGSNGYPFSSYAPFYYDGEQVYIFISDMATHAQNIQTTPRASAFFIEDESRSENIFARKRISLQCDVTSLSRESERFDTVMKHFQYKFDATMVTMLMGMKDFNLYALKPIYGEATFGFGKAYHIGGEKMNALVARTGESGHK
- the smpB gene encoding SsrA-binding protein SmpB → MAINIVAQNKKARHDYEIIEKFEAGIVLTGAEVKALRAKRANLADAFCRFIKGELHIMNAHISHLETTNKYFVPDTRAPRKLLLHKKELAKLYVKVHKEGLTIVPLMIYFNERNIAKVSIALAKGKKLHDKRADMKEKTLKREAQQAMKNKSV
- the truC gene encoding tRNA pseudouridine(65) synthase TruC, whose protein sequence is MDKTETNPLEILYQDAYLVAINKPSGLLVHKSPIDKHETEFALQMVRDQIGQYVYPIHRLDKPTSGVLLFALDAQTAQRMSLMFRGSQVHKEYMAVVRGFTEDASLIDYPLKQMLDTKEQKQKGITKETQEAQTQYQRLATVELPYPVSRYPVARYSLVKLFPRTGRKHQLRRHMKHIFHPIIGDTKHGRGEHNTLFREKYACHRLLLHSNRISFMHPIRRETLVIDAALDDTWQRIFKEFGWEQFIY
- a CDS encoding RimK/LysX family protein; translated protein: MTLSRGWYYPLIFLFLFSASFVEAQEDTALATEQKNTYVNLNTEKPDSKIIIGALEYVRLVPPNVVLKARIDTGAKTTSIDARDITPFERDGKQWVRFVCVSGEKEYTIERKVVRTVQIKRHGTESQDRYVVEMRIILGNVSQLISVNLNDRDEYKYPVLIGRNFLRDFFMVDVAKKYQFKPMSLPK